The nucleotide window AGGCCAGCGTCAAGGCGGCGGGCGTGGTGGTCGACGACACCGCGGTCACGCCGCGCTACGTCCACGGGTTCACTCCAGACCGTGAACTCCCGATCGTCCGGAAGATCGCCATCGGATCGATCCGCAACAAGCTGCTCATCATCCTGCCGGTTGCGATGATCCTCAGTCAGTTCCTGCCCGGGGCGCTTCCCTACCTGCTGATCGCCGGCGGCCTGTTCCTGTGCTTCGAAGGTGCCGAGAAGGTGTGGGAAGCGGTTGGCGGCGGCCACCACGAGGAGGAACAGGCAGCTGGTGAGGCCGGTCCCGAGTTCGAGAAGACGATGGTCAACGGCGCGATCCGCACCGATCTGATCCTGTCGGCGGAGATCATGGTCATCTCGCTGTCCTCGGTGGAGTCCGAACCCTTCTGGACGCGCCTGGCCGTACTCGTGGTCGTGGCCTTCTTGATCACCGCCCTCGTCTACGGCGTCGTCGCGATCATCGTGAAAATGGACGACGTCGGCCTGTCGCTGGCCCAGCGCGACTCGACAGCGCTGCAGAAGATCGGCCGCGGCCTGGTCCGCGCGATGCCCAAGATCATGTCGACGCTGACCGTCGTCGGTATCGCGGCCATGCTCTGGGTGGGCGGCCACATCCTGATCGTGAACGTGGGCGAAGCCGGTTTCCACTGGCCGGCGGACCGGCTCCACGACGTCGAGCACTGGTTCGGCCATCTCGTCCACGGTGGATTCGGCTCCGTGCTCTCCTGGACCGCCGGCACCGTGCTCTCCGCCGTCGTCGGCCTGGTGGTCGGTGCGATCATCGTGGCGATCCTGCACGTCATCCCGCGTCGGAAGAAGGACGCGACCGCGCACTGAGCCCCGTCGAAACCACCCCGGTGACTCCGCCGCTGTCGCCGGACGGCACCCTCGAACTCTGTGACCATGTGGGAACTAGTCGCCGTGCTCGTCGCCGGCGTCGGGGCGGGCGCCATCAACGCCTTGGTCGGCAGCGGGACCCTCATCACGTTCCCGACGCTGGTCGCGTTCGGCGTTCCGCCCGTGACCGCGACGATGTCCAACGCGATCGGGCTGGTGGCCGGCGGGGTGTCCGGCACATGGGGATATCGGCGCGAACTCGAGGGCCAGTGGCCGCGCCTCCGCTGGCAGATACCCGCGTCGTTCGTCGGTGCGATCGTCGGCTGCTGGCTTCTGCTCCACCTGCCGGAGTCCGTGTTCGAGACGGTCGTCCCGGTTCTGCTCGTCGCCGCGCTGATCCTGGTCGTCGCCCAGCCCTACATCCAGAAATGGGTGGGCCGCCGCTCGTCCACCGGCGGTGACCTCACCCCACAACACCTCGGTCCCGTACGAATGACCGCGATGATCGTCGGCACCTTCGCCGTGGGCGTCTACGGTGGCTACTTCACGGCTGCTCAGGGCATCCTGCTGATGGGCATCCTCGGCGTGGTGGTGCCCGATCATCTGCAACGCATGAATGCGGCGAAGAACCTCCTCGCCCTGGTCGTGAACGTCGTCGCCGCCGTCACGTACACGCTCGTCGCGTTCGACCGGATCGACTGGTCGGCCGCCGCGGCCATCGCGGTCGGATCGCTTGTCGGCGGCTTCATCGGCGCCCGCTACGGACGCCGCCTCTCACCACCAGCGCTCCGCGCGGTGATCGTCCTCGTCGGGTTGATCGGCCTGTGGCGCTTGCTGGCCTGAGGCTGGGCCTGTGGAGGAGGGTTGGAGCCTGCCGCCGGGCGCGCCAGGACGGCTGGACTCGCCTGGCTGAAACGCCGAAGCCGCGCGACGACTGCCGGCGCCGGGGACAATGACCGGAGGTCAGGACAACCGAGGAGCGCGCGATGGTCGATTGGGACGGCGAGCGGTACGCGGACGTGAGCGCATTGCAGCGCATGGTCGCCGAGGAATCGATCGGGGATCTGGAACTCGCCGGAACCGAACGCCTGCTGGACATCGGTTGCGGCGACGGGTTCATCACGATGCTGCTGGCCGACCGGCTCCCGTCGGGCTCGGTTGTGGGCGTCGACGCCTCGCGCCGGATGATCGAACGCGCGCTGCTTCGGGTCCCGCCGGATCTGCTGCGCGTCCAGTTCCACGTCGACGATGTGCTGGCACTGCCCTTCGACGACGACTTCGACATCGCGGTGTCGTTCAACGCACTGCATTGGGTGCACGAGCAAGGCACGGCGCTGCGCGGGATCGCCCGGAGTCTCGTCGACGGCGGCCGGGCGGTACTCCAGTTGGTTTGTGCGACAGAGCGACCGAGCATCGAGGAGGTGGCCATGGAGGTCGCTGCGAAGGCGGAATGGCAGCGCTACTTCGACGGTTTCACCGCGCCGTACGTTCACGTGGAACCGGTCCGATTCGGGGAACTGGCAACCGACGCCGGATTCGTCGTCGATAATCTGTCGGTGAAAGACCTTACCTGGCAGTTCGACTCGGTTGCCGACTTCCGTGCCTGGTTCGCGGTCGGAGCATCGGACTGGACGAGCCGACTACCGGACAGCGCGGACGACGACTTCGTCGGTGCCGTCATCGATCGGTACGCCGATGTCGTCGGTGAGCCTGCGCTGTTCCGGTTCAGTCAGTTGCGTGCCTCGCTGACGAAACCCGCTCGCACCGAGGTACTTTCCTGACCTCTTGTGTCCCGCGGTCAAGGCCGCTGACACTTCAGTATCTGCGGCCTGGCGGCCGTCGTAGACTCCGGAAAGGACCTTAGTGAGCGTCCGAATTCTCTGCTCCCTGAGGTGCGAGCGAAGCGAGCCACGAAGGGCATCGCAACGTGCCTCACCAGGCCCTTCGAGGCTCGTCGCTATCGCTCCTCGCACCTCAGGGACCAGGAGTTATGCGGTTCTTTCGGATTAGGGAGCAGGACTTGCAGCACGGATTCGCGCACAGTCGACGGAGGGTCAGGTCACTCCGGCACGTAGTTGAACGTGTCCGGGTCGGGACCGATGCGGTCGTCGCTGTTCAGACGGTCGATCTGGGCGACCTCGGCGTCGGAGAGTTCGAAGTCGAACAGGGCGAAGTTCTCCTCGACCCGTGCGCGGGTGACCGACTTCGGGAAGACGATGTCACCGCGCTGGATGTGCCACCGCAGGGTGACCTGCGCCGGGGAACGGCCCTTGGCCTGGGCGATCTCGGTGATGACCGGGTCGTCGGTCACCTTGCCCTGCGCGATCGGCGACCAGGCCTCGGTGGCGATCCCGTGCTCGGAATTGAACGCGCGCAACGGGTTCTGCGACAGGTACGGATGCACCTCGATCTGGTTCACCGCGGGCACGATGTCGGCCTCGTCGAACAGACGCTGCAGGTGAGCCTGGTGGAAGTTCGACACGCCGATGGCGCGCGCCTTGCCGTCGGCGTAGGCCTTCTCCAGGGCCTTCCAGGTCTGGACGTAGTCGCCCACCTCGGGCAGTGGCCAGTGGATCAGGAAGAGGTCGATCTGCTCGATGCCCAGGTCGGCCAGGGTGCCGTCGAGCGCCTTCAGCGCATCGTCGTGGTCGTGGAAGCCGTTGTTCAGCTTGCTGGTGATGAAGATGTCGTCGCGAGGAATCCCGGAGTCCCGGACCGCTTCGCCGACGCCCTTCTCGTTGCCGTACATCTCAGCGGTGTCGATGTGCCGGTACCCGACCTCGAACGCGGTGAGAGTCGCCTCCCGCGTGTCTTCCGGCGGAACCTGGAAAACGCCGAAACCCAACTGCGGGATCGTGATTCCGTTGTTGAGAGTGATGGTGGGGACTGTCATGCGAACTTGTCCTCTCTGTTGGGGTCTGGCGATACCGGCCGCGGAGCCGTCCTCGGGACGAGCTGATCGGGACACCCGATGTCGAGGCGCCCGGCTGTGGCCGCGTTCAGGTTCAAGTCGATCCGTCGGTTCCGGTATTCCCGAGACCTCATCGTTCAACCGGCCCGCCGCCGATGACCTGATCGAGGAACTCCGGCGGCAGTGAGGCCGGATTCGACCGCTCACCTGCGCGGATACCTGTCGCGACCGCTTCGACGAGCCGCCGGAATCCGTCACCACCATCGAGCGGGAATCGCACCAGCCCGGCCGCCCCGCACTGCTCCAGGACCGACACGGTGAGGTCCTGGGCCTCCTCGGACCGTCCCGCCGCCGCGAGGCACACGGCGAGGAGTCGTTGCGCCCGCAACAGCGCCCGTCGTCGTCCGGTCCCGGTCAACCTGTCGACCCACCACTGCGCTCGCCGACACGCGGCGTCGGACGCGTCGGGACCATCGTCGGAATCCATCAGCAGCCGGATCGCGGTCTCGGCGTCGAGCTGCGCGACGACCGCGGCGACGCCCTCGCTCGGCGTATCCCGGTCGGTATCGACGCGGGGCACGATCGGCCGCCGAGTCGGGAGTTGCCGCGTCACCTGCTCGTTCTCGGCGAGGGCACGGAGTCGTGGGGTGCCGAGCCGGTCGGCGACATCCACGGCTTCGTCGAGATACTTCGCCGCGGTCTCCCGATCGTTGTGGCACAACGCCACTCTCGCCCCGATGAGGTGGCGGGCCTCGATCATGTCGACGACCCCCTCCGCGGCCCCGATCAGGGTGCTCTCACCGAGGAGCCGTTCGGCTTCGGCCAATTCGCCACGCTCATACAGGATCTCGG belongs to Gordonia sp. KTR9 and includes:
- a CDS encoding sulfite exporter TauE/SafE family protein, which produces MTMWELVAVLVAGVGAGAINALVGSGTLITFPTLVAFGVPPVTATMSNAIGLVAGGVSGTWGYRRELEGQWPRLRWQIPASFVGAIVGCWLLLHLPESVFETVVPVLLVAALILVVAQPYIQKWVGRRSSTGGDLTPQHLGPVRMTAMIVGTFAVGVYGGYFTAAQGILLMGILGVVVPDHLQRMNAAKNLLALVVNVVAAVTYTLVAFDRIDWSAAAAIAVGSLVGGFIGARYGRRLSPPALRAVIVLVGLIGLWRLLA
- a CDS encoding DUF808 domain-containing protein, coding for MASGLVALLDDIVTLTRAAAASLDDIGAAAGKASVKAAGVVVDDTAVTPRYVHGFTPDRELPIVRKIAIGSIRNKLLIILPVAMILSQFLPGALPYLLIAGGLFLCFEGAEKVWEAVGGGHHEEEQAAGEAGPEFEKTMVNGAIRTDLILSAEIMVISLSSVESEPFWTRLAVLVVVAFLITALVYGVVAIIVKMDDVGLSLAQRDSTALQKIGRGLVRAMPKIMSTLTVVGIAAMLWVGGHILIVNVGEAGFHWPADRLHDVEHWFGHLVHGGFGSVLSWTAGTVLSAVVGLVVGAIIVAILHVIPRRKKDATAH
- a CDS encoding aldo/keto reductase, with product MTVPTITLNNGITIPQLGFGVFQVPPEDTREATLTAFEVGYRHIDTAEMYGNEKGVGEAVRDSGIPRDDIFITSKLNNGFHDHDDALKALDGTLADLGIEQIDLFLIHWPLPEVGDYVQTWKALEKAYADGKARAIGVSNFHQAHLQRLFDEADIVPAVNQIEVHPYLSQNPLRAFNSEHGIATEAWSPIAQGKVTDDPVITEIAQAKGRSPAQVTLRWHIQRGDIVFPKSVTRARVEENFALFDFELSDAEVAQIDRLNSDDRIGPDPDTFNYVPE
- a CDS encoding class I SAM-dependent methyltransferase; protein product: MVDWDGERYADVSALQRMVAEESIGDLELAGTERLLDIGCGDGFITMLLADRLPSGSVVGVDASRRMIERALLRVPPDLLRVQFHVDDVLALPFDDDFDIAVSFNALHWVHEQGTALRGIARSLVDGGRAVLQLVCATERPSIEEVAMEVAAKAEWQRYFDGFTAPYVHVEPVRFGELATDAGFVVDNLSVKDLTWQFDSVADFRAWFAVGASDWTSRLPDSADDDFVGAVIDRYADVVGEPALFRFSQLRASLTKPARTEVLS